The Anguilla anguilla isolate fAngAng1 chromosome 4, fAngAng1.pri, whole genome shotgun sequence genome has a window encoding:
- the LOC118224878 gene encoding LIM domain transcription factor LMO4, which produces MVNPGGSAQPPPVGAGSLSWKRCAGCGGKIADRFLLYAMDSYWHSRCLKCSCCQAQLGEIGTSCYTKSGMILCRNDYIRLFGNSGACSACGQSIPASELVMRAQGNVYHLKCFTCSTCRNRLVPGDRFHYINGSLFCEHDRPTALINGHLNSLQTNPLLPDQKVC; this is translated from the exons ATGGTGAACCCCGGTGGCAGTGCCCAGCCACCCCCGGTTGGAGCAGGGTCCCTCTCCTGGAAGAGGTGCGCGGGCTGCGGGGGAAAGATCGCAGACCGCTTCCTCCTCTACGCCATGGACAGCTACTGGCACAGCAGGTGCCTCAAGTGCTCCTGTTGCCAGGCGCAGCTGGGCGAGATTGGCACGTCCTGCTACACCAAAAGCGGCATGATCCTCTGCAGAAATGACTACATAAG GTTATTTGGGAATAGTGGGGCTTGCAGTGCGTGCGGTCAGTCCATACCAGCCAGTGAATTGGTCATGAGAGCACAGGGCAACGTCTACCATCTCAAG TGCTTCACGTGCTCCACCTGCCGGAATCGCCTGGTCCCCGGGGACCGGTTCCACTACATCAACGGCAGCCTGTTCTGCGAACACGACAGACCCACGGCCCTCATCAACGGCCATTTGAATTCACTCCAGACGAACCCGCTACTGCCAGACCAGAAG GTGTGTTAA